Within Maridesulfovibrio frigidus DSM 17176, the genomic segment TTCTGTATGGTAGAATACTCAATATTAATGATGTTGTTGATTTCCAAGGCACAACCATTTCAGAAGCAAGAAAAGCATTTGAGGAATCAGTAGATTCCTATCTTGAGGTATGCAAAGAATTTGGCAAAGAACCAGATAAGCCTTTTTCTGGAAAAACAACATTAAGAATGGGGACTGATCTTCATAAAAAACTAAATAAGGCTTTCATAACAGGTGGATATAAAAGCTTAAACAGCTATATAGTTACAGCCCTTGAAAAAAATCTTGAGGAAGAACAGCGAGGAAATCTCGAATGTTCCAAGTGTAAACACAGTGCCGCAATAAACGAAATGCAAAGTCAAATTTTCAAGTTCAAAACGGCATTTACAAGCATACCTTCAAGCTCAGCCCCAAACCTCCTCGTTACAGACGACAAAGGTTGGAGCAACTCGATACAATAAATGAGGCATAAGATGAACCCCATAAGCACCATATTCACC encodes:
- a CDS encoding type II toxin-antitoxin system HicB family antitoxin; its protein translation is MKTFEYKTYTGQIEPDTEQDILYGRILNINDVVDFQGTTISEARKAFEESVDSYLEVCKEFGKEPDKPFSGKTTLRMGTDLHKKLNKAFITGGYKSLNSYIVTALEKNLEEEQRGNLECSKCKHSAAINEMQSQIFKFKTAFTSIPSSSAPNLLVTDDKGWSNSIQ